One part of the Vicia villosa cultivar HV-30 ecotype Madison, WI linkage group LG6, Vvil1.0, whole genome shotgun sequence genome encodes these proteins:
- the LOC131611368 gene encoding heat shock 70 kDa protein 4-like yields the protein MAKKYEGVAIGIDLGTTYSCVGVWQEQNDRVEIIHNDQGNKTTPSCVAFTHSQRLIGNAAKNQASSNPTNTVFDAKRLIGRKYSDSIVQNDLLLWPFKVIQGANDKPTILVNYKGEEKQFVAEEISAVILMQMREIAEAFLESPVKNAVITVPAYFNDSQRRATKDAGDIAGLNVIRIINEPTAAALAYGLQKRANCVDQRNVLIFDLGGGTFDVSILTIKNKDFEVKATAGDTHLGGEDFDNRMVNHFVKEFKRKNKEDISGNPKALRRLRTACERAKRTLSYDLETTIDLDVIHQGIDFASSITRAKFEELNMDLFEKCIHSVNSCLADAKMEKSSIDDVVLVGGSSRIPKVKQLLQDFFKGKELCKSINPDEAVAYGAAVQAALLSEGFKNVPILVLRDVTPLSLGISTYGNIMSVVIPRNTSVPFKKTQGYLTALDNQSSVPIKVYEGERVIATENNLLGLFDLKVPLAPRGLPLKVCFTIDADGILNVSAETETSCYRNDITITNENGRLSREQIERMIQEAENFKVEDMKFKEKVEARNALEYYLYTVRKVMKDDCVSSKLNPVDKVKINSAMIKGESLIDDNKQEDTFMFVDCLKELVSVFESAMNKVNKS from the exons ATGGCAAAAAAATACGAGGGAGTTGCTATAGGAATTGACCTAGGCACAACTTACTCATGTGTTGGAGTGTGGCAAGAGCAAAACGACCGTGTTGAAATCATTCACAATGATCAAGGAAACAAAACAACACCTTCTTGTGTTGCTTTCACTCATTCTCAAAGATTGATTGGTAATGCCGCCAAAAATCAAGCTTCCTCTAACCCAACCAACACTGTCTTTG ATGCAAAGAGGTTAATTGGAAGGAAATATAGTGACTCCATTGTTCAGAATGATCTATTGTTGTGGCCATTTAAGGTTATTCAAGGTGCTAATGATAAGCCAACGATCCTTGTGAACTACAAGGGGGAGGAGAAACAATTTGTTGCTGAAGAAATATCAGCTGTGATTCTCATGCAGATGCGAGAGATTGCAGAGGCATTTTTAGAGTCACCTGTTAAGAATGCAGTCATTACTGTACCTGCTTATTTTAATGATTCACAACGTAGGGCCACTAAAGACGCAGGTGATATTGCTGGTCTTAATGTAATCCGGATAATCAATGAACCAACTGCGGCGGCTCTTGCATATGGCCTTCAAAAGAGAGCTAACTGTGTTGATCAGAGAAATGTTCTTATCTTTGACCTTGGCGGTGGAACTTTTGACGTGTCGATTCTCACAATTAAGAATAAGGACTTTGAAGTCAAGGCCACTGCCGGAGACACTCATTTAGGAGGTGAAGACTTTGACAACAGAATGGTGAATCACTTTGTGAAGGAGTTCAAGAGGAAGAACAAAGAGGATATTAGTGGAAACCCAAAAGCTTTGAGGAGGTTGAGAACCGCATGTGAGAGGGCGAAAAGGACACTTTCTTACGACCTTGAGACCACAATCGACCTAGATGTTATACATCAAGGTATTGACTTTGCTTCGTCAATCACTAGGGCCAAGTTTGAGGAATTGAATATGGACCTCTTTGAAAAATGTATACACAGTGTTAATAGTTGTCTTGCTGATGCTAAGATGGAGAAGAGTAGTATAGATGATGTTGTCCTTGTTGGTGGGTCTTCTAGGATTCCCAAAGTGAAGCAATTATTGCAGGACTTTTTCAAGGGGAAGGAATTATGCAAGAGCATCAACCCTGATGAGGCTGTTGCTTATGGAGCAGCTGTACAGGCTGCTTTGTTGAGTGAAGGCTTTAAAAATGTTCCAATCTTGGTGCTGCGTGATGTTACGCCGTTGTCACTTGGTATCTCAACATACGGAAATATTATGAGTGTGGTGATTCCTAGGAATACTTCTGTACCATTCAAGAAGACACAAGGTTATCTAACAGCTTTAGATAACCAATCTTCAGTCCCAATTAAGGTTTATGAGGGTGAAAGAGTTATTGCAACCGAGAACAACTTGCTTGGTTTGTTCGATCTCAAAGTTCCACTTGCTCCTAGGGGGCTTCCTCTCAAAGTATGCTTTACTATAGATGCAGATGGTATATTAAACGTATCGGCAGAGACAGAAACCAGCTGTTATAGAAATGATATCACTATAACGAATGAAAATGGTAGGCTATCAAGAGAACAGATTGAGAGAATGATCCAAGAGGCCGAGAATTTCAAGGTGGAAGACATGAAGTTCAAAGAGAAAGTTGAAGCAAGAAATGCTTTGGAATATTATCTCTACACTGTAAGGAAAGTAATGAAGGATGATTGTGTAAGTTCCAAGCTCAACCCTGTTGACAAAGTGAAGATCAATTCTGCAATGATAAAGGGAGAGAGCTTGATTGATGATAACAAGCAGGAGGATACGTTTATGTTTGTGGATTGTTTGAAGGAGCTTGTGAGTGTCTTTGAATCTGCTATGAACAAGGTCAACAAAAGTTAG
- the LOC131609045 gene encoding heat shock 70 kDa protein 4-like has product MAKKYEGVAIGIDLGTTYSCVGVWQEQNDRVEIIHNDQGNKTTPSCVAFTNTQRLIGDAAKNQASSNPTNTVFDAKRLIGRKYSDSIVQNDLLLWPFKVIQGANDKPMILVNYKGEEKHFVAEEISAVILMQMREIAEAFLESPVKNAVITVPAYFNDSQRRATKDAGHIAGLNVIRIINEPTAAALAYGLQKRVNCVDQRNVLIFDLGGGTFDVSILTIKNKDFEVKATAGDTHLGGEDFDNRMVNHFVKEFKRKNKEDISGNPKALRRLRTACERAKRTLSYDIETTIDLDVIHQGIDFASSITRAKFEELNMDLFEKCIDTVNSCLADAKMEKSSIDDVVLVGGSSRIPKVKQLLQDFFKGKELCKSINPDEAVAYGAAVQAALLSEGFKNVPILVLSDVTPLSLGISLHGDIMSVVIPRNTSVPFKNTQGYVTFSDNQSSVPFSVYEGERVIATENNLLGMFDLKVPLAPRGLPIKVCFTIDADGILNVSAEEETSCYRNGITITNENGRLSREEIERMIQDAENFKVQDMKFKEKVEARNALEYYLYTVRKVMKDDCVSSKLNPVDKVKINSAMIKGESMIDDNNQEDTFMFVDCLKELVSVFESAMNKVNKS; this is encoded by the exons ATGGCAAAAAAATACGAGGGAGTTGCTATAGGAATTGACCTAGGCACAACTTACTCATGTGTTGGAGTGTGGCAAGAGCAAAACGACCGTGTTGAAATCATTCACAATGATCAAGGAAACAAAACAACACCTTCTTGTGTTGCTTTCACTAACACACAAAGATTGATCGGTGATGCTGCCAAAAATCAAGCTTCCTCTAACCCAACCAACACTGTCTTTG ATGCAAAGAGATTAATTGGAAGGAAATATAGTGACTCCATTGTTCAGAATGATCTATTGTTGTGGCCATTTAAGGTTATTCAAGGTGCTAATGATAAACCAATGATCCTTGTGAACTACAAGGGGGAGGAGAAACACTTTGTTGCTGAAGAAATATCAGCTGTGATTCTCATGCAGATGCGAGAGATTGCAGAGGCATTTTTAGAGTCACCTGTTAAGAATGCAGTCATTACTGTACCTGCTTATTTTAATGATTCACAACGTAGAGCCACTAAAGATGCAGGTCATATTGCTGGTCTCAATGTAATCAGGATAATCAATGAACCAACTGCGGCAGCTCTTGCATATGGCCTTCAAAAGAGAGTTAACTGTGTTGATCAGAGAAATGTTCTTATCTTTGACCTTGGCGGTGGAACTTTCGATGTGTCGATTCTCACAATTAAGAATAAGGACTTTGAAGTCAAGGCCACTGCTGGAGACACTCATTTAGGAGGTGAAGACTTTGATAACAGAATGGTGAATCACTTTGTGAAGGAGTTCAAGAGGAAGAACAAAGAGGATATTAGTGGAAACCCAAAAGCGTTGAGGAGGTTGAGAACCGCATGTGAGAGGGCGAAAAGGACACTTTCTTACGACATTGAGACCACAATCGACCTAGATGTTATACATCAAGGTATTGACTTCGCTTCGTCAATCACTAGGGCCAAGTTTGAGGAATTGAATATGGACCTCTTTGAAAAGTGTATAGACACTGTTAATAGTTGTCTTGCTGATGCTAAGATGGAGAAGAGTAGTATAGATGATGTTGTCCTTGTTGGTGGGTCTTCTAGGATTCCCAAAGTGAAGCAATTATTGCAGGACTTTTTCAAGGGGAAGGAATTATGCAAGAGCATCAACCCTGATGAGGCTGTTGCTTATGGTGCAGCTGTACAGGCTGCTTTGTTGAGTGAAGGCTTTAAAAATGTTCCAATCTTGGTGCTGAGTGATGTTACACCGTTGTCACTTGGTATCTCATTACACGGAGATATTATGAGTGTGGTGATTCCTAGGAATACTTCTGTACCATTCAAGAACACACAAGGTTATGTAACATTTTCAGATAACCAATCTTCAGTCCCATTTAGCGTTTATGAGGGTGAAAGAGTTATTGCAACCGAGAACAACTTGCTTGGTATGTTTGATCTCAAAGTTCCCCTTGCTCCTCGGGGGCTTCCTATCAAGGTATGCTTTACTATAGATGCAGATGGTATATTAAACGTATCGGCAGAGGAAGAAACCAGCTGTTATAGAAATGGTATCACTATAACGAATGAAAATGGTAGGCTATCAAGAGAAGAGATTGAGAGAATGATCCAAGATGCCGAGAATTTCAAGGTGCAAGACATGAAGTTCAAAGAGAAAGTTGAAGCAAGAAATGCTTTGGAATATTATCTCTACACTGTAAGGAAAGTAATGAAGGATGATTGTGTAAGTTCCAAGCTCAACCCTGTTGACAAAGTGAAGATTAACTCTGCAATGATAAAGGGAGAAAGTATGATTGATGATAACAACCAGGAGGATACGTTTATGTTTGTGGATTGTTTGAAGGAGCTTGTGAGTGTCTTTGAATCTGCTATGAACAAGGTCAACAAAAGTTAG